Genomic window (Stenotrophomonas maltophilia):
CGACCGGGTGCGAGGCGCCGTTGATCTCGTTGGCGGCCAGCGAGAACAGGGTGTCGTTGATCAGGGTCGACTTGCCCGAGCCGGACACGCCGGTCACGCAGGTCAGCAGGCCCGACGGAATCGCCAGGTCCACGCCCTTCAGGTTGTTGCCGGTCGCCCCGCGCAGGTGCAGGGTCATCTTCGGGTTCGGCGTGTGCCGGCGCGCCGGAATCTCGATCGCGCGCTTGCCCGACAGGTACTGGCCGGTCAGCGAGCGCGGTGCCTCCAGGATGTCCTGCAGGGTGCCCTGGCCGACGATCTCGCCGCCGTGCACGCCCGCGCCCGGGCCGATGTCCAGCACGTAGTCGGCCAGCCGGATCGCATCCTCGTCATGTTCGACCACGATCACCGTATTGCCCAGGTCACGCAGGCGGGTGAGCGTACCGAGCAGGCGTTCGTTGTCGCGTTGGTGCAGGCCGATCGACGGCTCGTCGAGCACGTACATCACACCGACCAGGCCGGCGCCGATCTGGCTGGCCAGGCGGATGCGCTGCGCCTCGCCACCGGACAGGGTGTCGGCCTTGCGTTCCAGGGTCAGGTAATCCAGGCCGACATCGACCAGGAAGCCGAGGCGTTCGCCGATCTCCTTGACGATCTTCGCGGCGATCTCGCCACGCCAGCCCGGCAGGCTCAGTTCACTGAAGAACTTCAGTGCCTCGTCGATCGGCAGCACCACCAGCTCCGGCAGCGGGCGATCGGCCACGAACACGTTGCGTGCCGCCTTGTTCAGGCGCGCACCATGGCATTCCGGGCACGGCTGTTCGCTGATGTACTTGGACAGCTCCTCGCGCACCGCTGGCGACTCGGTTTCCTTGTAGCGGCGTTCGAGGTTGGGAATGATGCCCTCGAAGCGATGCTTGCGCTGGGTGCGGCCACCGGCTTCGGTGAAGTAGGTGAAGGTGATCGCTTCATCGCCGCTGCCGTACAGCACGGCCTGCTGCACCTTGGCCGGCAGCGAGTTCCATGCGGCGTCCACGTCGAACTTGTAGTGCTTGGCCAGCGAGGCGATCAGCTGGAAATAGTAGGCGTTGCGGCGGTCCCAGCCGCGCACCGCGCCGGCGGCCAGCGACAGCTCCGGATGCACCACCACGCGCGAGGGATCGAAGAACTCGGCGATGCCCAGGCCATCGCAGCCGGGGCAGGCGCCCATCGGTGCGTTGAACGAGAACAGGCGCGGTTCCAGTTCCGGCAGCGAGTAGTCGCACACCGGGCAGGAGTACTTGGAGGAGAACAGCGCCGGCGTGGCGTCGGCGGTGTCCAGGCTCTGCACCGAGGCCATGCCATCGCCCAGCTTCAGTGCGGTCTCGAAGCTCTCGGCCAGGCGTTGCTTGATGTCCTCGCGCGGGCGGAAGCGGTCGATCACCGCCTCGATGGTGTGCTTCTGGCGCAGTGCCAGCGGCGGCACCGCATCGATTTCATACAGCTCGCCGTCCACGCGCACACGCACGAAGCCCTGCGCGCGCAGCTGGTCGAACACCTGTGCGTGTTCGCCCTTGCGGTCGCGGATGACCGGCGCCAGCAGCATGTAGCGCTGTTCCGGGTCCAGCGTCAGCACCTGATCGACCATCTGGCTGACCGTCTGCGCTTCCAGCGGATAGCCGTGGTCCGGGCAGCGCGGGGTGCCGACGCGGGCGTACAGCAGGCGCAGGTAGTCGTAGATCTCGGTGATGGTGCCGACCGTCGAACGCGGGTTGTGCGAGGTCGACTTCTGCTCGATCGAGATGGCCGGGGACAGGCCTTCGATGTGGTCCAGGTCCGGCTTTTCCATCACGCTCAGGAACTGGCGCGCATAGGCCGACAGCGACTCGACGTAGCGGCGCTGGCCTTCTGCATAGATGGTGTCGAACGCCAGCGAGGACTTGCCCGAACCGGACAGGCCGGTGATCACGATCAGCTTGTCGCGGGGCAGGTCGAGGTCGAGGTTCTTCAGGTTGTGCGTCCGCGCGCCGCGGATGCGGATGAAATCCATCGCCATGGGGGATCCGGTTGTGGGGGCGTTGGCTGGGTGCCGGGCCAGCAGGGAACGGCAATCGGTCAGCCTACCGAGGTGACCAGATGGGGGCAATGGGCGACAATGCCAGCCCGGTGTCTCACCTTGTGAGACAGGCCGTCAGCCAGGGGGCAGATCCCTTTTCACGGCGTGAAAATGCTTCTGACCCCTTTCCGGTGCCTTCTCCTTCGACGTTCAGGGGTTGACTTGACCTGCGCCCGCTGATCTGCGTACAATTCCGCTCCTGTCCGCCCTCGATGGCGGCAGCTCAGACCACAATAACTACAGAGGAAGGCCTGGTCATGTACGCAGTACTGGTCACCGGCGGTAAGCAATACCGCGTGGCGCAGGGCGAAAAGCTCCGCATTGAAAAGCTCGAAGTCGAAGTCGGCAGCGAGATCAAGTTTGACAACATCCTGATGCTGGGTGACAGCGACGGCGTGAAGCTGGGCGATGCGCTGAAGGGCGCTGCCGTCACCGCCAAGGTCCTGTCCCAGGGTCGTGCTGACAAGGTCCGGATCATCAAGTTCCGTCGCCGCAAGCACCACATGAAGCGTCAGGGTCACCGTCAGTACTACACCGAAATCGAGATCACCGGCATCGCCGGCTAAGCATCAGGAGAAGCAGTCATGGCACATAAAAAGGGCGTAGGCTCCTCGCGCAACGGTCGCGACTCCAACCCGAAGTACCTGGGCGTCAAGATCTTCGGCGGCCAGGCCATCGAAGCCGGCAACATCATCGTGCGTCAGCGCGGCACCCAGTTCCACCCGGGTTCGGGCGTTGGCCTGGGCCGTGACCACACCCTGTTCGCCCTCGTGGACGGCAAGGTGGAGTTCTCGGTCAAGGGCGCCAAGAAGCGTCGCACCGTCAGCATCGTCTCGGCCGACGCCTGATCCAGGCATCGCCGGCACCCGTGCCTCGGCATGGGGGTGCTGCATGAAGAGCCCCGCTTCGGCGGGGCTTTTCGTTAGAGTGAAAGCAAGACCGGCCAGGCCGGGTTGCCGGCCAGCGGCTGGCATAACATTCAAGGCGACGGCTGGCAGGCCGCGCCCATCGCAGGCATCGAAACAATGAAACTGGTAGACGAAGCAGAAATCGAAGTGTTCGCCGGCAACGGCGGCAACGGCTGCATTGGCTTCCGTCGCGAGAAGTTCATTCCGCTCGGCGGCCCGGACGGCGGCGACGGCGGTGCGGGCGGCAGCGTGTACATCCGCGCCGACGAAAACCTGAACACCCTGGTCGACTTCCGTCATGACCGCATCTTCAAGGCGCAGCGTGGCGAGAACGGCATGGGCCGCCAGGCCTATGGCAAGGGCGGCGAAGACCTGACCATCACCGTGCCGGTCGGCACCGTGGTGATCAACGTTGCCACCGATGAAGTCATCGGCGACCTGACCCAGCACGGCGACCGCCTGCTGGTGGCCAAGGGCGGTCGCGGTGGCCTGGGCAACATGCACTTCAAGAGCTCGACCAACCGCTCGCCGCGCCAGGCGCTGCCGGGCGAGCCGGGCGAAGAGCGCACCCTGAAGCTGGAGCTGAAGCTGCTGGCCGATGTCGGCCTGCTGGGCTTCCCCAACGCCGGCAAGAGCACGCTGATCCGTGCCGTTTCGGCGGCAACGCCGAAGGTGGCCGATTACCCGTTCACCACGCTGTACCCGAACCTGGGTGTGGTGAAGGTGGAGAATTACCGCAGCTTCGTGATTGCCGACATTCCCGGCCTGATCGAGGGTGCCGCGGATGGCGCCGGCCTGGGTGCGCAGTTCCTGCGCCACCTGCAGCGCACCCGTCTGCTGCTGCACCTGGTGGACATCTCGCCGATGGAAGGCGGTGTGGAAGGCATTTCCCCGGTCGAGCAGGTGCGTGCGATCGAGCGCGAACTGGAAAAGCACGATCCGGAACTGCTGCAGAAGCCGCGCTGGCTGGTGCTGAACAAGGCTGACCTGATGTTCGAAGACGAAGCGAAGGCTGCGGCCGAGCAGATCGTCGCCGAGCTGGGCTGGAAGGAGCCGTGGTTCCTGGTTTCCGCGCTGGGTCGTGAAGGCACCTTCCCGATCATGAGCCGGATCATGGCGTTCTTCGATCGCCAGAAGGAAGACGAGCTGGAAGCCCGCAACGCGCAGTGATGCCGTTGTGGTTCCGTGCAGAAACCCGGCTTCGGCCGGGTTTTTTGTTGTTGGGGGTCGGATCCCTTTTCCGTTGGAAAAGGGATCTGACCCCGGGCGTGCAGGCAACAAAAAACCCGGCCGGGGCCGGGTTCTTGTCTGCTGCCCGACCCCCGAAGGGGCAGGGCGGCAACGCCGGATCAGGCGGCCTTGAGGGCCTTGATGCGGTCGTTCAGGCGGCTCTTGTGGCGAGCAGCCTTGTTCTTGTGGATCAGGCCACGCGCGCTGAAGCGATCCAGGATCGGCTGGGCAACGGCGAAGGCGGCTTCGGCGCCGGCGGCATCGTTGGCGTCCAGCGCCTTGATCACTTTCTTGACAGCGGTGCGCAGCATCGAGCGCTGAGCCACGTTGCGCGCGTTGCGCACGACGGTCTGCTTGGCGCGCTTCTTGGCGGACTTGATATTGGCCACGGTGGTGGTTTCCTGAAAAAATCGGTGTTATGGGAACAGCAAGCTAGCTAGTATGATGGCCCGAGAAATGCACGTCAAGTCGATTGTCAAGAGGGACGCTGAGTGAGTTCACCGAAGATGTTGCGAGGCCTGCTGTCGTTCAGCAGCATGACCATGGTCTCGCGGGTGCTCGGACTTGTCCGTGACCAGGTGATCACCACCACGTTCGGCACCAATGCGGTTACCGATGCGTTCTGGGTTGCCTTCAGGGTACCCAATTTCCTGCGCCGGTTGTTCGCCGAAGGCTCTTTCGCCACCGCTTTCGTGCCGGTGTTCACGGAAGTGAAGGAAACCCGCAGCCATGCCGAGCTGCGTGAACTGATGGCCCGCACCGCCGGCACCCTGGGAGGCGTGCTGATGCTGGTCACCGCGCTGGCGCTGATCTTCGCGCCGCAGCTGGCGGTCGCATTCTCGAGTGGTGCTGATACCGACCCGGTCAAGCAGACCCTGCTGGTCGACCTGTTCCGCCTGACCTTCCCGTTCCTGTTGTTCGTCTCGTTGACCGCGCTGGCCGGTGGCGCGCTGAACAGCTTCCAGCGTTTCGCAATGCCGGCGCTGACCCCGGTCATCCTCAACCTGTGCATGATCGCCGGTGCGCTATGGCTGGCGCCGCGGCTGGGCGGCACCCCGGAAAAACAGATCCTGGCGCTGGGCTGGGCGGTACTCGCCGCCGGCATCCTGCAGCTGCTGTTCCAGCTGCCCTCGCTGAAGGGCATCAACCTGTTGACCCTGCCACGCTGGGGCTGGCGCCATCCGGGCGTGCGCAAGGTGATGACGCTGATGGTGCCGACCCTGTTCGGTTCGTCGGTGGCGCAGATCAACCTGCTGCTGGACACCGTCATCGCCGCCAAGCTGACCGACGGCTCGCAGTCCTGGCTGTCGCTGGCAGACCGCTTCCTGGAGCTGCCGCTGGGCGTGTTCGGCGTGGCGCTGGGTACGGTGATCCTGCCGGCGCTGGCCCGTCATCATGTGAGCACCGACCGCGAGGGCTTCTCGCGCTCGCTGGACTGGGGCCTGCGCATGACCCTGCTGATCTCGGTCCCGGCCATGCTGGGCCTGCTGCTGCTGGCCGAACCGCTGATCGCGACCATCTTCCAGCACGGCCAGTTCAGTGCCTTCGATACCCGCATGACCGCGCTGTCGGTGTACGGCCTGAGCTTCGGCCTGCCGGCGTTCGCCCTGCTGAAGGTGGTGCTGCCGGCGTTCTATGCGCGCCAGGACACCAAGACCCCGGTGCGCGCCGGCGTGGCCGCACTGGTGGCCAACATGGTGTTCAACTTCGCTCTGCTGGCGGTGCTGTACCAGGTGATGGTGCCGGACGAACTGAAGGCGCAGGGCGTGATGGCCGCCATCGGCAAGCAGCCGGGCCTGCACCTGGCGTTGGGCATCGCCAGCGCGCTGTCCAGTTACCTGAACCTGGGCCTGCTCTGGTACTGGCTGGGCAAGACCGATGTCTACCAGCGCCGGCCGGGTTGGGGCGGCTATCTGGTACGCCTGCTGCTGGCCTGCGCGGCCATGGTCGGCGTACTGCTGGCCCTGCTGTACTGGCTGCCGGGCTTCTCGGCGATGGGTGCATGGGAGCGGATCGGCGCACTGGCACTGCTGGTCGGCGGCGGTGGCGCGACCTATGCGGTGGCCATGGTGGCCATGGGCTTCCGCCCGCGCGACCTGCGCGGGCATTGATCGCGGCCCGTGGCGGCTATACTTCAGGGTTACACCATTGAAGCAGCGGCCCCGGTCGGGCCGGAACGAGAGTTGATGAGCAGGC
Coding sequences:
- the murJ gene encoding murein biosynthesis integral membrane protein MurJ, producing the protein MLRGLLSFSSMTMVSRVLGLVRDQVITTTFGTNAVTDAFWVAFRVPNFLRRLFAEGSFATAFVPVFTEVKETRSHAELRELMARTAGTLGGVLMLVTALALIFAPQLAVAFSSGADTDPVKQTLLVDLFRLTFPFLLFVSLTALAGGALNSFQRFAMPALTPVILNLCMIAGALWLAPRLGGTPEKQILALGWAVLAAGILQLLFQLPSLKGINLLTLPRWGWRHPGVRKVMTLMVPTLFGSSVAQINLLLDTVIAAKLTDGSQSWLSLADRFLELPLGVFGVALGTVILPALARHHVSTDREGFSRSLDWGLRMTLLISVPAMLGLLLLAEPLIATIFQHGQFSAFDTRMTALSVYGLSFGLPAFALLKVVLPAFYARQDTKTPVRAGVAALVANMVFNFALLAVLYQVMVPDELKAQGVMAAIGKQPGLHLALGIASALSSYLNLGLLWYWLGKTDVYQRRPGWGGYLVRLLLACAAMVGVLLALLYWLPGFSAMGAWERIGALALLVGGGGATYAVAMVAMGFRPRDLRGH
- the rpmA gene encoding 50S ribosomal protein L27, with amino-acid sequence MAHKKGVGSSRNGRDSNPKYLGVKIFGGQAIEAGNIIVRQRGTQFHPGSGVGLGRDHTLFALVDGKVEFSVKGAKKRRTVSIVSADA
- the uvrA gene encoding excinuclease ABC subunit UvrA, whose translation is MAMDFIRIRGARTHNLKNLDLDLPRDKLIVITGLSGSGKSSLAFDTIYAEGQRRYVESLSAYARQFLSVMEKPDLDHIEGLSPAISIEQKSTSHNPRSTVGTITEIYDYLRLLYARVGTPRCPDHGYPLEAQTVSQMVDQVLTLDPEQRYMLLAPVIRDRKGEHAQVFDQLRAQGFVRVRVDGELYEIDAVPPLALRQKHTIEAVIDRFRPREDIKQRLAESFETALKLGDGMASVQSLDTADATPALFSSKYSCPVCDYSLPELEPRLFSFNAPMGACPGCDGLGIAEFFDPSRVVVHPELSLAAGAVRGWDRRNAYYFQLIASLAKHYKFDVDAAWNSLPAKVQQAVLYGSGDEAITFTYFTEAGGRTQRKHRFEGIIPNLERRYKETESPAVREELSKYISEQPCPECHGARLNKAARNVFVADRPLPELVVLPIDEALKFFSELSLPGWRGEIAAKIVKEIGERLGFLVDVGLDYLTLERKADTLSGGEAQRIRLASQIGAGLVGVMYVLDEPSIGLHQRDNERLLGTLTRLRDLGNTVIVVEHDEDAIRLADYVLDIGPGAGVHGGEIVGQGTLQDILEAPRSLTGQYLSGKRAIEIPARRHTPNPKMTLHLRGATGNNLKGVDLAIPSGLLTCVTGVSGSGKSTLINDTLFSLAANEINGASHPVAPYKEIDGLDLFDKVVDIDQSPIGRTPRSNPATYTGLFTPLRELFAQVPEARARGYSPGRFSFNVRGGRCEACQGDGLIKVEMHFLPDVYVPCDVCHGKRYNRETLEILYKGFNINDVLEMTVEDALKLFEPVPSIARKLETLVDVGLSYIKLGQSATTLSGGEAQRVKLSKELSRRDTGRTLYILDEPTTGLHFHDIEALLGVLHKLRDEGNTVVVIEHNLDVIKTADWIVDLGPEGGHRGGTILVTGTPEDVAACPQSYTGQFLARMLPSTHARPEQPAAVANKPDARPPRKVKPEKAEKPAKKAVAAKSTGKTSKTATASKKKKDA
- the cgtA gene encoding Obg family GTPase CgtA: MKLVDEAEIEVFAGNGGNGCIGFRREKFIPLGGPDGGDGGAGGSVYIRADENLNTLVDFRHDRIFKAQRGENGMGRQAYGKGGEDLTITVPVGTVVINVATDEVIGDLTQHGDRLLVAKGGRGGLGNMHFKSSTNRSPRQALPGEPGEERTLKLELKLLADVGLLGFPNAGKSTLIRAVSAATPKVADYPFTTLYPNLGVVKVENYRSFVIADIPGLIEGAADGAGLGAQFLRHLQRTRLLLHLVDISPMEGGVEGISPVEQVRAIERELEKHDPELLQKPRWLVLNKADLMFEDEAKAAAEQIVAELGWKEPWFLVSALGREGTFPIMSRIMAFFDRQKEDELEARNAQ
- the rpsT gene encoding 30S ribosomal protein S20 — encoded protein: MANIKSAKKRAKQTVVRNARNVAQRSMLRTAVKKVIKALDANDAAGAEAAFAVAQPILDRFSARGLIHKNKAARHKSRLNDRIKALKAA
- the rplU gene encoding 50S ribosomal protein L21 produces the protein MYAVLVTGGKQYRVAQGEKLRIEKLEVEVGSEIKFDNILMLGDSDGVKLGDALKGAAVTAKVLSQGRADKVRIIKFRRRKHHMKRQGHRQYYTEIEITGIAG